A DNA window from Castanea sativa cultivar Marrone di Chiusa Pesio chromosome 7, ASM4071231v1 contains the following coding sequences:
- the LOC142644179 gene encoding alcohol dehydrogenase 1-like, with the protein MVLCDQAAEGARIASASRIIGVDLNAKRFDEAKKFGVTEFVNPKDHDKPVHEVLAEMTIGGVDQSIECTFIVKELELEKFITHEVSFLEINKAFELMLRGEGLRCIIRMDA; encoded by the exons atggttttatgtGATCAGGCTGCTGAAGGGGCTAGAATTGCGAGTGCTTCAAGGATTATAGGTGTCGATCTGAATGCAAAGAGATTTGATGAAG CCAAGAAATTTGGTGTCACTGAGTTTGTGAACCCAAAAGACCATGACAAGCCTGTTCATGAG GTGCTTGCTGAAATGACCATTGGTGGAGTTGATCAAAGTATCGAGTGCACTTTCATTGTGAAG GAGCTTGAGCTAGAGAAGTTCATCACCCACGAAGTCTCTTTCTTGGAAATCAACAAGGCCTTTGAGTTAATGCTTAGAGGTGAAGGCCTTAGATGCATTATCCGCATGGATGCATAG